A region from the Vicia villosa cultivar HV-30 ecotype Madison, WI linkage group LG3, Vvil1.0, whole genome shotgun sequence genome encodes:
- the LOC131662439 gene encoding tryptophan synthase beta chain 1-like, whose amino-acid sequence MASSISTLNSSMLLPISKEQNYPSSNFHSISLKSASLPSKISCSVTRDASSVLPLQDQNKVENGSVVPLRPDSFGRFGKYGGKYVPETLMHALTELEASFYALAADEDFQKELAGILKDYVGRETPLYFAERLTEHYKRPNGEGPQIYLKREDLNHTGAHKINNAVAQALLAKKLGKKRIIAETGAGQHGVATATVCARFGLECIIYMGAQDMERQSLNVFRMRLLGAEVRPVHSGTATLKDATSEAIRDWVTNVETTHYILGSVAGPHPYPMMVREFHAVIGKETRKQALEKWGGKPDVLIACVGGGSNAMGLFHEFVDDTDVRLIGVEAAGFGLDSGKHAATLTKGEIGVLHGAMSYLLQDADGQIVEPHSISAGLDYPGVGPEHSFLKDLGRAEYYSITDDEALEAFKRVSRLEGIIPALETSHALAYLEKVCPTLPNGTKVVVNFSGRGDKDVHTAIKYLKV is encoded by the exons ATGGCTTCATCCATTTCAACTCTCAATTCATCAATGTTACTTCCAATTTCCAAAGAACAAAACTACCCATCTTCCAATTTTCATTCAATTAGCTTAAAGTCTGCATCTTTACCTTCAAAAATCTCTTGTTCTGTCACTAGAGATGCTTCCTCTGTTCTCCCATTGCAGGATCAGAACAAGGTTGAAAATGGGTCGGTTGTTCCTCTAAGACCCGATTCGTTTGGGAGGTTTGGGAAGTATGGTGGGAAATATGTTCCTGAAACTCTTATGCATGCTCTTACTGAGCTTGAAGCTTCGTTCTATGCACTTGCTGCTGATGAAGATTTTCAG AAAGAACTGGCTGGGATTCTAAAGGACTATGTTGGTCGGGAGACACCTCTTTATTTTGCAGAAAGGTTGACGGAGCATTACAAGAGGCCTAATGGTGAAGGTCCTCAAATTTATTTGAAGAGGGAAGATCTTAACCACACCGGAGCCCATAAAATTAACAATGCTGTTGCTCAAGCTTTGCTTGCCAAGAAATTGGGCAAAAAACGCATTATTGCTGAAACCGGAGCTGGGCAGCATGGAGTTGCAACTGCTACTGTATGTGCTCGATTTGGTTTAGAATGCATTATTTATATGGGTGCACAGGATATGGAAAGGCAGTCACTGAATGTCTTCAGAATGCGTCTTCTTGGTGCTGAG GTGAGACCAGTCCACTCTGGAACTGCTACACTTAAGGATGCTACATCCGAAGCTATAAGAGACTGGGTAACTAATGTTGAAACAACTCACTATATTTTGGGTTCTGTCGCTGGACCGCATCCATATCCAATGATGGTGAGAGAGTTTCATGCTGTAATCGGCAAGGAAACCAGAAAGCAAGCATTGGAAAAATGGGGAGGGAAACCAGATGTTCTGATTGCATGCGTCGGTGGAGGTTCAAATGCCATGGGACTTTTCCATGAATTTGTTGATGATACTGATGTTAGGCTAATTGGTGTGGAAGCTGCTGGCTTTGGCCTCGACAGTGGCAAGCATGCTGCTACATTAACGAAAGGAGAAATTGGGGTTTTGCATGGAGCTATGAGCTATCTGCTGCAGGATGCTGATGGACAAATTGTTGAGCCTCACTCTATTAGTGCAGG GTTGGACTACCCTGGTGTTGGACCTGAACATAGCTTTTTGAAAGACTTGGGACGTGCTGAATATTATAGCATCACTGATGATGAAGCATTGGAAG CTTTTAAGAGAGTTTCGCGACTCGAAGGCATCATTCCAGCTCTTGAGACATCACATGCCTTGGCTTATCTTGAGAAAGTATGTCCAACTCTTCCTAATGGAACAAAGGTTGTGGTTAACTTCAGTGGCCGAGGTGATAAGGATGTTCATACTGCTATCAAGTACCTGAAAGTTTGA